One genomic segment of Streptosporangium album includes these proteins:
- a CDS encoding ABC transporter ATP-binding protein — MTARDQTQAPEGQARVPMLDVRDLRVTYRNGERTVPAVRGVSFTLDRGQTLGVAGESGSGKSTMALSLLRLLAPSAQVSGEVLFEGEDLLTARWARLRAVRWSAASVVFQGAMSALNPVRTICEQICEPILLHEKIGQKAARKRAAELLDSVGVPSRRSGSYPHEFSGGQRQRIMIAMSLACRPDLIIADEPTTALDVMVQAQVLELLGELVRESGIGVIMISHDLSVLSHMCERLAVMYAGQIAEIGPSKQLIAEPRHPYTRALGRAFPTIGDPASRLAPAGLPGDPPTPPELARLSEGRGCAFEPRCPEAVAACRTETVELWPSGPQREAACLRVLEGSGA; from the coding sequence ATGACGGCGAGGGACCAGACCCAGGCGCCGGAGGGGCAGGCCAGGGTTCCGATGCTCGATGTGCGAGACCTGCGGGTGACCTACCGCAACGGCGAGCGCACCGTGCCCGCCGTACGCGGCGTGAGCTTCACCCTCGACCGCGGCCAGACCCTCGGCGTCGCGGGGGAGTCGGGCTCGGGCAAGTCCACGATGGCGCTCAGCCTGCTGCGGCTGCTGGCCCCCTCCGCCCAGGTGAGCGGCGAGGTGCTGTTCGAGGGCGAGGACCTGCTGACCGCCAGGTGGGCGCGGCTGCGCGCGGTGCGCTGGTCGGCGGCCTCCGTGGTGTTCCAGGGCGCGATGAGCGCGCTCAATCCGGTGCGCACGATCTGCGAGCAGATCTGCGAGCCCATCCTGCTGCACGAGAAGATCGGGCAGAAGGCGGCACGCAAGCGGGCGGCCGAGCTGCTCGACAGCGTCGGCGTGCCGTCGCGGAGGTCCGGCTCCTACCCGCACGAGTTCTCCGGCGGCCAGCGCCAGCGCATCATGATCGCGATGTCGCTGGCCTGCCGGCCCGACCTGATCATCGCCGACGAGCCGACCACCGCGCTCGACGTCATGGTCCAGGCGCAGGTGCTGGAGCTGCTCGGCGAGCTGGTGCGCGAGTCGGGCATCGGCGTCATCATGATCAGCCACGACCTGTCGGTGCTGTCGCACATGTGCGAGCGACTGGCCGTCATGTACGCGGGACAGATCGCCGAGATCGGCCCGTCCAAGCAGCTCATCGCCGAGCCGCGGCACCCCTACACGCGGGCGCTCGGCCGGGCCTTCCCGACGATCGGCGACCCGGCCTCGCGGCTCGCGCCCGCCGGGCTGCCCGGCGATCCACCCACCCCGCCCGAGCTGGCCAGGCTCAGCGAGGGCAGGGGCTGCGCCTTCGAGCCGCGCTGCCCCGAGGCCGTGGCGGCCTGCCGTACCGAGACCGTGGAGCTGTGGCCGAGCGGCCCGCAACGCGAGGCCGCATGCCTGCGCGTGCTGGAAGGGAGCGGGGCATGA